One Chrysiogenia bacterium genomic window, CGATGTGCAGGCGCTTCGAGAGCAGCCAGTCCAGTTTCGTTTGTTGCGAACTCATCGGTGCCAGATTCCCCAAATGCACTGCCGCGCCGGGCCGCTCAGGCCTGCGCGGTCAGCTCCGTGCGAATCACTTCCGCAGTTCTCTCCGAGAACAGCAGTGTGTTGTGTCCCATTCCCCCGAGGCTGTGATTGACGCCATACCCCTTCAGCTCGCCCGACTCGCCCGGAACGACCAGTGCATCGTCGGGTGAGTAGATGGAGACGAACTGCGTGCCTTCCACTTTTGCCGCCGCCTTCTGCAACTCCGCGAGCTCCGGGTTCTTCGGATGCAGCAGGTCCATGGCATGGCGCGGGAAGAAGGCGGCCATGCGCGTTCCGGCATAGGGCGCGGCGATGGCGACGAGCTTTCGCACGTTCGCGGCGCCGTCCATGTGCGTGATGTAGTGCATCGCCACCAGCGAACCCAGTGAGTGCGCGAGGATGTCGATGCGCTCGCATCCGGTCTCGATCTTGATGCGGTCCACCTGGCGCGAGAGCTCGGTGGCCATGTCCGCGATCGAACCGGCGGTGGTGCGGTAACTGTAGGCGGCGAAGCAGTCGAGCCCCATGGCGCGGAGCTTGGAGCGGAGTACCCAGAAATTGCCCGCGTGGCCGTAGTAGCCGTGAACGCAGAGAATGGGGTACTGGTTGTGCCCGGCAAGGCGCACCTGGGAGCCGCGCTCGAGGAACTTCATCGGCAGCGTCAGCCAGGTGAAGTAGCTGGCGGCTGCTTCCATCAGAACCACGCCGAGCCCGCGGCCCAGCGAGATGTGCGCCGCCTCGGTGGCGGGGTCGGCTTCGCGTGCGCGCTCGTACTGGCTGACCAGATACGAGACGGTGTTGACCGCGACGAAGCACAAGTAGCCGAGTAGTAGTAGTTTGATGAGCAGCACTGAATCGGGCTCCCGCTTGCGGGGCGTCCCATGCCGCGCTGTCAGGGGACTGGGGCAGGGGGCCGCAAAACCGGCACAAACTATGGTTAGGGGCCTCAAAAGTCAACCAAAACCGGTACTTGCAGCAGATTCGGAAGTGGCTGAAGATTATGAAAGCAGGGGCCGTCCGCGCCCCCGGGGAGTGCGTTTGGAAAAGCAGACAGGAAAGCCCCTCAGCCGGGCCCAGCGACGCAGGATGCAGGACATCCTGGTGGGCTTTGGCGTGGTCTGCCTGCTGGTGGGTGGCGGAATCTGGCTCAAAGTAAGCGCCAATCAGAAAGTTGCCCGAAAAGAACAGGAGTGTCTGGAGTTTTTCGCCCGGGGGCTTGCAGGAAAGGCTGATGCCCCTGCCGTGGAGGCGCTGGACCGGGCAGGCGCCTGTTATGGCGACCTGCTTCGGGCAAAGCCGCTGTTTTCCCAGATGGGCTTTCGCGCGCAGGCCGCCGCCGATGTGGCTGCCTATCTGCAGGACGAATCCACCCGCGCCACGCCGGCCGAGGCCCTGACAAATGAGCGCTTCAGGGAGGGCTTTGAGGCATTTGCTGCCGGAGACCTGCCCGCCGCCGCGGCTGCCTTCGATCACCTCACGCAGCAGCCCGGTTCCATCGGCAAACTCGCAATGCAGTATCGGCGGCTGATCGCGGAACTGATGCAGATCGCGCCATGACGCATTCGGCCTTGTCAGGGGCGCGGGTGTTTAGTAAGAAGTTCACGGAAATAACTGAAATGATTGGCGGTTTTTGTTCACGCGGCCATGGATACGACGGTCCTCATCATCGATGACTCCGAGAGCGTTCGCAATCGAGTGCAGCGCGCCCTCAGCGAGAAGCAGGTTTTCTCCCGCTTCCTGCTGGCCGGTGACGGCGTCGAGGGATTCAAGCTCCTGCTCGGCAACCGCGTCGACCTCGTTTTGTGCGACATCATCATGCCCGGCATCGATGGTTTTCGCTTCCTGAGTCTCATCCAGAGCAAGCCCGAATACGCCGACGTGCCGGTCATCATGCTTACCGGTCAGGAAGACGTACGCGCGAAGGTAAAGGGCCTGGAACTGGGTGCCTCCGATTACCTGACCAAACCCTTCCACGACGAAGAACTCGTTGCGCGTGTGAAGGTGCACCTGAAGATCAAGGCCCTGCAGGACGAGCTGCGCGAGAAGAACGTGCGCCTCGAAGAACTCTCCAACACCGATGGGCTCACCAAGATCACCAACCGTCGCCACTTCATGGAAGTCTTCGAACTCGAATTCATGCGCGCCGAGCGCTACCAGGCGGCGATGACCTACGTGATGATCGACCTGGATCATTTCAAGCGAATCAACGACCAGTACGGGCACCTGGTGGGCGATCGCGCCCTGATTGCGTGCGCCAACGTCCTGCGGGAGGGGCTGCGTGCCCACGATGTGGTCGCGCGCTATGGCGGCGAGGAGTTTGCGTTGCTATTGCCCGAAACCGACCTGGCAGGCGCAAAGGTCGTGGCCGAGCGCTACCGCCGGCGCATCGAAGACACGACCATCACCGTGGGCGAGCACAGCATCAACCTGACCGCCAGCCTCGGCGTGTCCTGCTGTCCGCACGAGCAGGTCAATTCCATCGACGACCTGATCCGCCTTGCCGACGACGCGCTCTATGTGGCCAAGCAGGAAGGCCGCAACCGCGTCGTTTTTGCTGAATAGAGATTTCCGGAAAAATTAAGGGACCGGGCAGGCGCCCGGCGTCATGGCGAAGGTTCCAGATTCACGATCGCTGTTCCACCACTCGCCGCCACCGCCGCCCTCGGAGATGGCGCCGTTCATTGCAAAAGAGCCCGGCGTGCCTGCGCCCCATACAGAGAGCGCGCCGAAGTCGACCGGAGCCTGTGAGGCGGACGAAGCCGGATAGACGGTGCCCACCAGCTTGAGCGTGCCCGCCGAGCAGAGCGAGCTGGGCACGTCGCCGCTGTCGAGAATGATCAGCATCCCGGTGAGCCCGCCGCCGCTGAGGGTGACATCGCTGGGGCCGCCGGCGCATTCGCCCGAAAAGCTCATGCACCAGGGGCCGTCGTAGCGCGCGGTGGGGTAGGCCGGGCCGCTTCCGCAAGCGCAGATACCGGCCACGCACAGGGCCAGTCCGATCAATTGGCGTGCTGATTTCATGGATCTCCCCGGCGGCCCGCATGATGGCGGGCGGGCCCTAGAAGAGCCCACCGCCCGCCCTTCGTCAATGGCCTTGGGCAACGGGCCCGCTCCGTGGCATCCTAAGGGACTTCAGGAAACCTGGCGGGCGCAGGGGCAAGGAAGGCAGCGATGCTGCAAACAACACGAAATCGAGCCATGGCCGCGTTCCTTGGTTGCGCGCTCCTGTTGAGCGGAGCGGTATTGGCACACGCAGCCACCATTCGCGTCGAGGGCGTCACCATGACGCCGCCGCCGGGATGGCGCACCTCCCGCGGCGCCGCGAGCGATGGCAAGCTCGGTGAACTGCTTGAGCCCACCTCCATCGCAGATGGAGAGGAATCCTTTGTCATCTGGAGCGAACCGCTGCAGGCGGGGGACCTTGAAACCACGGCCCGGTATCTCCAGAAGCAGATGGAGGAAAAGCGGCCCCAGTCTTCATCCGTCGATGAGCTGCGGCTCTTCCATCTTGGAAAGCGTCCGGGCATTCGGGCCGAGCTTGTCGGCACCGACCCCTGGGGCGGTGAGCCCGCGCGGGTGATCTACTGGGTGGTTGCAAAAAGCCCCACCAGCGCGGTGGTATTGCGCGCCGTGTTGCTCAACACGCGCTATGCGGCTTTCGCCGCCGCGCTGGAGAGTTTCGTGCGTTCCTGGAAATTCGATGGGCCCTATACCGGCCCCAGGGTGGTGCTCTCGTCCGATCGCCCGGCGGCGCCGGCGTATGAAGATGATGTCTGGCACGAAGGAATGGCCAGCGAGGATTCGGCGCCATCGGGCGCCTGGGAAAGTGAAGAAATCGATTCGGGTGTGGACGTCCAGATCTCCGAGGCCACGATTCCCGATGATCCCTACGATGTTGCGCTGCCCATTGAAGAGGGGGCGCTGCGCGGCGGCTTTTGCTACGGGGAGGGTTACACCGCCGAGGAAAGCATCCAGTTTGACGGGAAGGGACAGTGGGCCAGGCACGCGGGCGCGCCTCCGGAGAAGTTTTCCCTGAGCGGGGTGCCGCCCGAAGATTCGGGCTTCTACAAGGTGCAGGGAACCGCGCTGTTGCTGCGCTCGCACCTGGGGCAGGAAACCCGCTGCAGCTCCCCGCGGAGCGGAATTCTGCGTTGCAGCGGCAAGGAATACGACCGCGCATTGTGCCGCTGAACGGGAATTGGGCCCGGTGGCTGGGCTTGCGCTGAATGCCGTGGTACACTCCGAGCTTCAGCTTGAGGCGAATTGTTTCTGGGGATAGGGAATTGGCCGGATTTTTCAGGGGTCTCGGGGGCAGGCTGCTCGTTGTGCTTTGCGCACTGAGTCTTGTCTCCTGTGCGAGCGTCATCGAGGACATTCGCAAGGCGCAGGACGCCGGCGATACCCACAAACTCAGAAAATTTCTTGAAGACGAGCGTTCCTTCGTGCGCGAGCGCACGTTGCGCGCATTCGAACACACTGGCGCGCCAACCATTGTGGAAGATGAGAAGTTTGTAAAGGACTTCCTTATCGCCTGCCTGACCGACCCCGCTGAAAAACCCTGGGTTAAAAAAGAGTGCGCCATCACCATTGCGACCTGGCGGATGGAGCAGGCGGTCGACGATCTGGCCGATGGCTATGCAGCCATGGACGATGCCGACGCGCGATTCTGGATGCTGGTCGCGCTCTCCACTTTTGAGGGCGCGCGCATCCGAAGCGTGTTGCAGAGCGCCACCGACGATCCCGATTTTTATGTGTCCGCGCTTGCGCGCCAGCTCGTGATTGAGGGCAAAGCCATGAGCATTCCCTCAATCCAGCCATAGGGCGCGCCCATGCTGTACAGAATTTCCAAATTTCGCGGCCTGATCCTGCCGGGACTGCTGTGCATCTTTGCGCTGGGGGCGGGCTGCACCAAGCCCGAGACCTTCCTGGAGCGCATCGACCTGCCCACTGAAGAAGAGCGCGTGAAGGCCATGTTTGAGGCGGCCGAGTTCGCGTCCAAGGCCAAGAACAAGGAGCCGTTGCGCTGCTATGCGCTCGAGTCCATCGGCAAGATGCGCACGCGCGACTCCGAGGTGATCGAGAAGATCGCCGTCATTCTCAAGGACACCAGCGCGCCGACCTCCGTGCGCCAGTGGGCGGCCTGGGCGCTCGGCGAATCCCGCACGGACCTGGCTTACCAGCAGATCGTCGGCACCATGGACATCCAGATGGATGAGGCGGTGGCCTATTACGCGCTCGATGCGCTGGGGAAACTTTTCCCGCTCAAGGTCCGCGGCGACGAAGACGTCGAGCGCGTGACCGAACAGCTCAACTCGCTTGCCGCCAAACAGTCGAAGACCCTGCCGCGCATCTACCATGTCGTGCTGCAGCGCATCGCCTCGCTGCCGGTGCTGGTGCGCGTGATGGACAAGGCCATTGCGCCGATGAAGGGCGGCGGTGACAGGGACCGTTTGCTCAAGGCCTACAA contains:
- a CDS encoding diguanylate cyclase; amino-acid sequence: MDTTVLIIDDSESVRNRVQRALSEKQVFSRFLLAGDGVEGFKLLLGNRVDLVLCDIIMPGIDGFRFLSLIQSKPEYADVPVIMLTGQEDVRAKVKGLELGASDYLTKPFHDEELVARVKVHLKIKALQDELREKNVRLEELSNTDGLTKITNRRHFMEVFELEFMRAERYQAAMTYVMIDLDHFKRINDQYGHLVGDRALIACANVLREGLRAHDVVARYGGEEFALLLPETDLAGAKVVAERYRRRIEDTTITVGEHSINLTASLGVSCCPHEQVNSIDDLIRLADDALYVAKQEGRNRVVFAE